From Acidobacteriota bacterium, a single genomic window includes:
- a CDS encoding CDP-alcohol phosphatidyltransferase family protein codes for MTVTGFIGTVCMFPLRLIIAAAVALRIHPNVLTFVGVLINVAAATALGVGRFTLAGVIMIVANIFDFIDGNVARETKLVSKFGGFWDSVIDRFSDIALFIGLIYLYSELRRTDYVMITALAMLFSIMTSYARARAESLIPRCKVGFMERPERIVLFMIGAFTNRMAAVMWVILVLSIVTVADRIFYTWRELRAAERVTV; via the coding sequence ATGACCGTCACCGGCTTCATCGGCACCGTCTGCATGTTCCCGCTGCGCCTCATCATTGCCGCGGCGGTGGCCCTGCGCATCCACCCGAACGTGCTCACCTTCGTGGGGGTCCTCATCAACGTGGCGGCGGCGACCGCGCTCGGCGTCGGCCGGTTCACGCTGGCGGGCGTCATCATGATCGTCGCCAACATCTTCGACTTCATCGACGGCAACGTCGCGCGGGAGACGAAGCTGGTGAGCAAGTTCGGCGGCTTCTGGGACTCGGTCATCGACCGCTTCTCGGACATCGCGCTGTTCATCGGGCTCATCTACCTCTACTCGGAGCTGCGGCGGACCGATTACGTGATGATCACGGCGCTGGCGATGCTGTTCTCCATCATGACGAGCTACGCGCGCGCGCGCGCCGAGTCGCTGATCCCGCGCTGCAAGGTGGGCTTCATGGAGCGTCCGGAGCGGATCGTGCTGTTCATGATCGGCGCGTTCACCAACCGCATGGCGGCCGTGATGTGGGTCATCCTCGTGCTGTCGATCGTCACCGTGGCCGACCGGATCTTCTACACGTGGCGCGAGCTGCGCGCGGCCGAACGGGTGACGGTATGA
- a CDS encoding thymidine kinase, whose amino-acid sequence MTEVVQPRSTGGWIEVVTGSMFSGKSEELIRRLRRAQIARQKVQIFKPAIDNRYGDDHITSHSEMRIPSENVASSRELLDKVHPDTEVVGIDEGQFFDAELPMICNSLADQGKRVIVAGLDQDYLGKPFEPMPQLLAIAEYITKTLAICMVCGAPANHTQRLVASRERVLVGAHGAYEARCRRCFDPRLGQ is encoded by the coding sequence ATGACCGAAGTCGTTCAGCCGCGTTCCACCGGCGGGTGGATCGAGGTCGTCACCGGCAGCATGTTCAGCGGCAAGAGCGAGGAGCTCATCCGCCGGCTGCGCCGCGCGCAGATCGCGCGGCAGAAGGTGCAGATCTTCAAGCCCGCCATCGACAACCGCTACGGCGACGACCACATCACGTCGCACAGCGAGATGCGCATCCCGTCGGAGAACGTCGCCAGCTCGCGGGAGCTGCTCGACAAGGTCCATCCCGACACGGAAGTGGTCGGGATCGACGAGGGGCAGTTCTTCGACGCCGAGCTGCCGATGATCTGCAACTCGCTTGCGGACCAGGGCAAGCGGGTGATTGTCGCCGGCCTCGACCAGGACTACCTGGGGAAGCCGTTCGAGCCGATGCCGCAGCTGCTGGCGATCGCGGAATACATCACCAAGACGCTCGCGATCTGCATGGTGTGTGGCGCGCCCGCGAACCACACGCAGCGGCTGGTCGCGAGCCGGGAGCGGGTGCTGGTCGGCGCGCACGGCGCCTACGAGGCGCGGTGCCGCCGGTGCTTCGACCCCAGACTGGGGCAGTAG
- the efp gene encoding elongation factor P, translated as MSSVQATRLRRGMLIKMGSDLFRIMDLQHMTPGNKRGFVQARMRNIRTTTLSDHKFRAEQDVERATLDERQMQYMYRDGDSFHFMDTDSYEQIHINEETLGDSVNYLIPEMVIAVEFYGSEPVGIELPQTVDLKVLETTPAIKGATASAQLKPARTETGLVVQVPPFVNEGDMIRVNTESGEYQSRV; from the coding sequence ATGAGTTCAGTACAGGCCACACGGCTCCGGCGGGGCATGCTCATCAAGATGGGCAGCGACCTGTTCCGGATCATGGATCTTCAGCACATGACGCCGGGCAACAAGCGCGGTTTCGTCCAGGCCCGCATGCGCAATATCCGCACGACGACGTTGTCGGACCACAAGTTCAGGGCCGAGCAGGACGTGGAACGCGCCACGCTCGACGAGCGCCAGATGCAGTACATGTATCGCGACGGCGACTCGTTCCATTTCATGGACACGGACTCGTACGAGCAGATCCACATCAATGAAGAGACGCTCGGCGACTCGGTGAATTACCTGATCCCGGAGATGGTGATCGCGGTGGAGTTCTACGGGAGCGAGCCGGTGGGCATCGAGCTGCCGCAGACGGTCGATCTGAAGGTGCTGGAGACGACGCCGGCGATCAAGGGGGCGACGGCCAGCGCGCAGCTCAAGCCGGCGCGCACCGAGACGGGGCTCGTCGTGCAGGTCCCGCCGTTCGTCAACGAGGGAGACATGATCCGCGTCAACACCGAGTCTGGCGAGTACCAGTCGCGCGTATGA
- a CDS encoding Hsp20/alpha crystallin family protein, with amino-acid sequence MSWDSLRELMALQDQLGRGPEGGWTPPVDVFETDDRYVVTAELPGLTRDDIQIEVHDGELVIRGRRPEPGVPPAAYLQMERLQGPFGRAFLFTEAIDAARIAAEFRDGVLTITVPKSARPEPRRIDVT; translated from the coding sequence ATGTCGTGGGATTCGCTCCGCGAGCTGATGGCGCTGCAGGACCAGCTGGGGCGCGGGCCCGAGGGCGGCTGGACCCCTCCGGTCGACGTGTTCGAGACCGACGACCGGTACGTCGTGACCGCGGAGCTGCCGGGCCTCACGCGCGACGACATCCAGATCGAAGTCCACGACGGAGAGCTCGTGATTCGAGGCCGCCGGCCCGAACCCGGCGTGCCGCCCGCGGCGTACCTCCAGATGGAGCGGCTCCAGGGACCCTTCGGACGCGCCTTCCTCTTCACCGAGGCCATCGATGCCGCGCGGATCGCCGCGGAATTCCGCGACGGCGTGCTGACGATCACCGTGCCGAAATCCGCGCGGCCCGAGCCGCGCCGCATCGACGTCACCTAG
- a CDS encoding trypsin-like peptidase domain-containing protein, protein MRKLVLALVFITCGVAAGLVLAGRMRSADDVMALPPATVAQPGGARTAAAAPPVTGGLPDFSAVASRAVNAVTNIASEQVVRERNSPFAADPFFRQFFGDDSDIFGYRNRIESSLGSGVIVSSDGYILTNSHVVGNLRARITTTFADKREVKAEIVGVDELTDIALLKVDARDLPTLDWGDSSKLKVAEWVLAIGNPFSLSSSVTLGIVSATKRSLQGQVAGYEDFIQTDAAINPGNSGGALINARGELVGINTAIFSRSGGYQGIGFAVPSNLARRVMDSLMKYGEVRRGSVGRLDVVPLTTQLAQELGARDMRGAVVYQMSRSSAAYEAGIRPGDIIVRFNGQNVDDPSQFVRLLADAPIGSTVKLGIIREGRAIDVPVTVTSAQIRR, encoded by the coding sequence ATGCGCAAACTTGTTCTCGCCCTCGTCTTCATCACGTGCGGCGTCGCCGCGGGCCTCGTCCTCGCCGGCCGCATGCGATCCGCCGACGATGTGATGGCCCTGCCGCCGGCCACGGTCGCCCAGCCGGGAGGCGCCCGGACCGCCGCGGCGGCACCGCCCGTGACCGGTGGCCTCCCGGACTTCTCCGCGGTCGCGTCACGCGCGGTCAACGCGGTCACGAACATCGCGTCCGAACAGGTCGTGCGCGAGCGGAACTCGCCGTTCGCGGCCGACCCGTTCTTCCGCCAGTTCTTTGGCGACGATAGCGACATCTTCGGCTACCGGAACCGCATTGAATCGAGCCTCGGGTCGGGCGTGATCGTCTCGAGCGACGGATACATCCTCACGAACTCGCACGTGGTCGGCAACCTGCGCGCGCGCATCACGACGACCTTTGCCGACAAGCGCGAGGTCAAGGCGGAGATCGTCGGCGTGGACGAGCTCACCGATATCGCGCTGCTGAAGGTGGACGCGCGCGACCTGCCGACGCTCGACTGGGGGGACTCGTCGAAGCTGAAAGTCGCCGAGTGGGTCCTCGCGATTGGCAACCCGTTCTCCCTCAGCTCCAGCGTCACCCTGGGCATCGTCAGCGCGACCAAGCGGAGCCTCCAGGGGCAGGTGGCGGGCTACGAGGATTTCATCCAGACCGATGCGGCGATCAATCCCGGCAACTCCGGCGGCGCGCTCATCAACGCGCGCGGCGAGCTGGTGGGGATCAACACCGCGATCTTCAGCCGGTCGGGTGGGTACCAGGGGATCGGCTTCGCCGTGCCGAGCAATCTCGCGCGGCGCGTGATGGACAGCCTCATGAAGTACGGCGAGGTGCGCCGCGGATCGGTCGGCCGCCTCGACGTGGTGCCGCTGACCACGCAGCTCGCGCAGGAACTGGGCGCGCGGGACATGCGCGGGGCGGTCGTCTACCAGATGTCCCGCAGCTCGGCCGCGTATGAGGCGGGCATCCGCCCGGGCGACATCATCGTCCGCTTCAACGGCCAGAACGTCGACGACCCGTCGCAGTTCGTGCGGTTGCTCGCCGACGCGCCGATCGGCAGCACCGTGAAACTGGGAATCATCCGCGAGGGGCGCGCGATCGACGTGCCGGTGACGGTCACGAGCGCTCAAATAAGAAGGTGA
- a CDS encoding DNA-3-methyladenine glycosylase, whose product MIDARPGSPLARDFYARPTLIVARDLIGMVLVHETRTGTASGVIVETEAYIGESDPACHAAPGPTERNAPLYGPPGFAYVYVNYGIHYLVNAVTEPDGWPAAVLIRALEPLEGISVMRRRRARGTRRKGADFDEVELCRGPGNLTRALGVDLRQNRCDLTGSALRIEDRGLAAGRDVHWSPRIGITVGVEHHWRCVDARSAAVTKRQKAKGTHLLI is encoded by the coding sequence ATGATCGACGCTCGGCCCGGGTCCCCCCTCGCCAGGGACTTCTACGCCCGGCCCACCCTCATCGTCGCACGCGACCTCATCGGGATGGTCCTCGTTCACGAGACCAGGACGGGCACCGCTTCGGGCGTCATCGTCGAAACCGAGGCGTACATCGGCGAATCCGACCCGGCCTGTCATGCGGCGCCGGGACCCACCGAGCGCAACGCACCACTGTACGGGCCGCCGGGATTCGCGTACGTCTACGTGAATTACGGCATCCACTACCTGGTGAACGCGGTGACCGAGCCTGACGGCTGGCCGGCAGCGGTCCTGATCCGCGCGCTCGAGCCGCTGGAGGGCATCAGCGTGATGCGCCGCCGGCGCGCGCGCGGCACGCGCCGCAAGGGGGCGGACTTCGACGAGGTGGAATTGTGCCGCGGGCCCGGCAACCTCACGCGGGCGCTCGGGGTCGACCTGCGCCAGAACCGCTGCGATCTCACCGGCAGCGCGCTGCGCATCGAGGACCGCGGACTGGCGGCGGGCAGGGACGTGCACTGGTCGCCGCGGATCGGGATCACCGTCGGCGTCGAGCACCACTGGCGCTGCGTGGATGCGCGCAGCGCGGCGGTGACGAAAAGGCAAAAGGCAAAAGGCACTCACCTTCTTATTTGA
- a CDS encoding HAMP domain-containing histidine kinase, protein MWRAFRPRRPDPVVFVIAALLCASTLVIFLHHRALAALDRQTTVILQKISEQTAAAAAQRIRATFDGPVFDTLASVNHPFLVAGRFDLVAAAYRKGLATYPQVDRFFIWTDAADRNAPGEALFYGPAIPVAAPGGGDPKGGLSRDPVLGQAVLAAARRYAVARQIYAAVPAEANGERYDVFIRLYYTDAARDRFFAVLGFVVNLNHVRTHLFPDLHRRFLASLLEPKDASPRFDMRIIDDENRLAYGPAEPIPAISARSPFALQFYPVDDIRTRMAAMVPHRQWTIVISPRSETAGGMFGSTGAQGYWLSGLSVLLMFVALVFAIQTSQRAAQLARMQSEFVAHVSHQLKTPVSLLSAVAETVSLERVRSPEKLAKCIGIIRGETARLSALIERILDFSRVADTRRRFELEAVELEPLARDTVEAFVEALDTRGYRIAVVNIGGSPVVAADRAALEQALLNLLDNAIKYSGLAGEIAVRVGIAGGEAIIDVADQGPGIAPKDQARIFDRFYRGAAAAAHRQGFGLGLPIVREIVTAHRGRIDVASTPGAGSTFRIRLPLLQDAVQAPAGWLRTRVGWRKEAS, encoded by the coding sequence ATGTGGAGGGCTTTCCGGCCGCGGCGCCCTGACCCCGTCGTCTTCGTCATCGCGGCACTCCTCTGCGCTTCCACGCTCGTCATCTTCCTCCATCACAGGGCGCTGGCCGCGCTGGACCGGCAGACCACGGTCATCCTGCAGAAGATCTCCGAGCAGACGGCGGCGGCCGCCGCCCAGCGAATCCGCGCCACCTTCGATGGCCCCGTCTTCGACACGCTCGCCTCGGTCAACCATCCGTTCCTCGTGGCGGGCCGGTTCGACCTCGTCGCCGCGGCCTATCGCAAGGGGCTCGCCACCTACCCGCAAGTGGACCGGTTCTTCATCTGGACCGACGCCGCCGATCGGAATGCCCCTGGAGAAGCGCTGTTCTACGGGCCGGCAATCCCCGTCGCGGCCCCGGGCGGCGGCGATCCGAAGGGCGGGCTCTCCCGCGATCCGGTCCTTGGGCAGGCCGTGCTGGCTGCCGCGCGGCGATACGCGGTCGCGCGGCAGATCTACGCGGCGGTGCCGGCCGAGGCCAACGGCGAGCGCTACGACGTCTTCATCCGGCTGTACTACACCGATGCCGCGCGTGACCGCTTCTTCGCGGTGCTCGGGTTCGTGGTCAACCTGAACCACGTGCGCACGCACCTGTTTCCGGACCTGCACCGGCGGTTCCTCGCCAGCCTCCTGGAGCCGAAAGATGCGAGCCCGCGGTTCGACATGCGCATCATCGATGACGAAAACCGCCTCGCGTACGGCCCGGCCGAGCCGATCCCCGCGATCAGCGCGCGCAGCCCGTTCGCCCTGCAATTCTACCCGGTCGACGACATCCGCACGCGCATGGCGGCGATGGTGCCGCACCGGCAGTGGACGATCGTGATCAGCCCGCGCTCGGAAACGGCCGGCGGCATGTTTGGATCGACCGGCGCGCAAGGCTACTGGCTGTCGGGGCTCTCGGTGCTCCTGATGTTCGTCGCGCTGGTCTTTGCCATCCAGACCAGCCAGCGCGCGGCGCAGCTCGCCCGGATGCAGTCCGAGTTCGTGGCGCACGTGTCGCACCAGCTCAAGACGCCGGTGTCGCTCCTGAGCGCGGTCGCCGAGACGGTCAGCCTCGAGCGCGTGCGCTCTCCGGAGAAGCTGGCGAAGTGCATCGGCATCATCCGCGGCGAGACGGCGCGGCTGTCGGCGCTCATCGAGCGCATTCTCGACTTCTCCCGCGTGGCGGACACGCGGCGGCGCTTCGAGCTGGAGGCGGTCGAACTCGAGCCGCTCGCGCGCGACACCGTGGAGGCGTTCGTGGAGGCGCTCGACACGCGCGGCTACCGGATCGCGGTGGTCAACATCGGCGGCAGCCCGGTGGTGGCCGCGGATCGCGCCGCGCTCGAGCAGGCGCTGCTCAACCTGCTCGACAACGCGATCAAGTACTCGGGCCTGGCCGGCGAGATCGCGGTCCGCGTCGGCATCGCGGGGGGCGAGGCGATCATCGACGTCGCCGACCAGGGGCCGGGAATCGCGCCGAAGGACCAGGCGCGGATCTTCGACCGGTTCTACCGCGGCGCAGCCGCGGCCGCGCATCGCCAGGGCTTCGGCCTGGGCCTGCCGATTGTGCGCGAGATCGTGACCGCGCATCGCGGCCGCATCGATGTGGCCAGCACGCCGGGTGCCGGCAGCACGTTCCGTATCCGCCTGCCGCTGCTCCAGGATGCCGTGCAGGCGCCCGCCGGCTGGTTGCGCACGCGCGTGGGGTGGCGAAAGGAGGCCTCGTGA
- a CDS encoding response regulator transcription factor — protein MQFLLGENLEVEGYEVTTAETGERALDEIGEQAFDMMILDLMLPGMSGFAVCREVRARGLRLPIIVLTARSSESDRVVGLDLGADDYVTKPFGVQELLARVRAQLRRGEAGRDGVAKSFLLGDVRIDLSRRIVSRHGRPLEISTREFELLRYLLAHRGEVVSREQLLRDVWGYSPVVVTRTVDTFVAKLRSHIERTPHDPQFLVTVHGSGYRLMV, from the coding sequence ATGCAGTTCCTGCTCGGTGAGAACCTCGAGGTCGAAGGATACGAGGTCACGACCGCGGAGACGGGCGAGCGCGCGCTCGACGAGATCGGCGAGCAGGCGTTCGACATGATGATCCTCGACCTGATGCTGCCAGGCATGAGCGGCTTCGCGGTGTGCCGCGAGGTGCGCGCCCGCGGCCTGCGGCTGCCCATCATCGTCCTCACGGCGCGGTCGTCGGAATCCGACCGCGTGGTCGGCCTCGACCTGGGAGCCGACGACTACGTCACCAAGCCCTTCGGCGTGCAGGAGCTTCTCGCGCGCGTGCGCGCGCAACTGCGGCGCGGCGAAGCCGGCCGCGACGGCGTGGCGAAGTCGTTTCTCCTCGGAGACGTGCGCATCGACCTGAGCCGGCGCATCGTGAGCCGCCACGGCCGCCCCCTCGAGATCTCGACGCGGGAGTTCGAGCTGCTGCGCTACCTTCTGGCCCACCGGGGCGAGGTGGTGAGCCGCGAGCAGCTGCTGCGGGACGTGTGGGGCTACAGCCCGGTCGTCGTCACGCGGACGGTGGACACCTTCGTGGCGAAACTGCGCAGTCACATCGAACGGACGCCGCACGATCCGCAGTTCCTGGTGACGGTCCACGGCAGCGGTTACCGGCTCATGGTCTGA
- a CDS encoding TonB-dependent receptor: MLAVARLVTLAVALAAAAAGPAMAQQRGSISGKVVDAGGLALPGATITITEQRTGFTRTAITADNGAYTVPNLDPGIYTISVDMPGFAAYKQTDLQLTAGSEVTLELKLQIAGLQEQVTVTGLAPLVERTTSSVGGSLSGKEIEDVPSNFRNFTALTQLIPGMTPNPAQSSFEGGQVVANGTPAQSNVYLIDGMYNNDDRLGGSQGTQVRVVLDNIEEYQVLSNQYSAEYGGGAGAIINMVTRGGTNALSGRAYTYFRDDRFNTRGHFLPEGAEKPEERTVQAGFAIGGPIVRDHAHFYFTLERDNEKIAGLKRFPAAAAPLARDFVGEFTVNATNYFGRGDLQLNDSNTISARWVLETAPTRGEGFNTNNETTDAQGWESDWDHLFSVSYTSILNDRSTNVLRVGRIGEQLGTGAQAFFDDEEVTFVGFNGRDPFTLGQRNEHPSYITGKGGDGVNTRIRTYTLDNSFSYFVPSLWGGEHTFKLGGGLSFNQATPRTTVSSGTYQFSGDLPYNPANPATYPFQFDITVGPEGEGFPAFAKDRRYYVFGEDKWRLTDNFTLNLGVRYDHQRHTPNSKDDIAPRAGFAWDVTGKGTTVVRGGAGRFFSYVPVSVALAFDQSGVLTRFPNISIRDPNNPVLHPDMISDSEGSPGVAVLSAAGRAELARLRSQVLSGLTFNRNPRVDDPDRELPYQWAWSLGFSHELFGNSAISWESSTSTSRSAACAPAWPGSTRAARSFRPRRAGPTSRACCSRRPATS; this comes from the coding sequence ATGCTCGCAGTCGCACGACTGGTGACCCTCGCCGTGGCGCTCGCCGCAGCGGCCGCGGGTCCCGCCATGGCGCAGCAACGCGGCTCGATCAGCGGCAAAGTGGTGGATGCGGGAGGGCTCGCCCTGCCTGGCGCCACCATCACTATCACCGAACAGCGGACCGGCTTCACCCGCACGGCGATCACGGCGGATAACGGCGCGTACACGGTCCCCAACCTGGATCCGGGCATTTACACCATCAGCGTCGACATGCCGGGGTTCGCCGCCTACAAGCAGACGGACCTGCAGCTCACGGCGGGGTCGGAAGTGACCCTCGAGTTGAAGCTGCAGATCGCGGGGTTGCAGGAACAGGTGACGGTCACCGGGCTCGCTCCCCTCGTGGAGCGGACCACCAGCAGCGTCGGCGGCAGCCTCTCGGGCAAGGAGATCGAGGATGTGCCGTCGAACTTCCGGAACTTCACCGCGCTGACGCAGCTCATTCCAGGCATGACACCCAACCCGGCGCAGTCCTCGTTCGAGGGAGGGCAGGTGGTCGCCAACGGCACGCCGGCGCAGTCGAACGTGTACCTCATCGACGGGATGTACAACAACGACGACCGCCTGGGCGGCAGCCAGGGGACGCAGGTGCGCGTGGTGCTGGACAACATCGAGGAGTACCAGGTGCTGTCGAACCAGTACAGCGCCGAGTACGGCGGCGGCGCGGGGGCGATCATCAACATGGTGACCCGCGGCGGGACCAACGCCCTCTCCGGCCGCGCCTACACGTATTTCCGGGACGACCGCTTCAACACCCGCGGGCACTTCCTGCCGGAGGGCGCGGAAAAGCCGGAGGAGCGGACCGTCCAGGCGGGGTTCGCCATCGGCGGGCCGATCGTTCGCGACCACGCGCACTTCTATTTCACGCTCGAGCGCGACAACGAGAAGATCGCCGGCCTGAAGCGCTTCCCCGCCGCGGCGGCGCCGCTCGCGCGGGATTTCGTCGGCGAGTTCACGGTGAACGCCACGAACTATTTCGGCCGCGGCGACCTGCAGTTGAACGACAGCAATACGATCAGCGCCCGTTGGGTCCTGGAAACCGCGCCGACCCGCGGAGAAGGCTTCAACACCAACAACGAGACCACCGACGCCCAGGGCTGGGAGAGCGACTGGGACCATCTCTTCAGCGTCTCGTACACGAGCATCCTCAACGATCGCTCGACGAACGTGCTCCGCGTGGGGCGCATCGGCGAGCAGCTCGGCACGGGCGCCCAGGCGTTCTTCGACGACGAGGAGGTGACGTTCGTGGGCTTCAACGGCCGCGACCCGTTCACGCTGGGGCAGCGGAACGAGCATCCCAGCTACATCACGGGCAAGGGAGGCGACGGCGTCAACACGCGGATTCGGACGTACACGCTGGACAATTCCTTCAGCTACTTCGTCCCGTCGCTCTGGGGGGGCGAGCACACGTTCAAGCTGGGGGGCGGACTGAGCTTCAACCAGGCCACCCCGCGCACGACCGTCAGCTCGGGCACCTACCAGTTCTCTGGTGACCTGCCGTACAACCCCGCGAACCCGGCGACCTATCCGTTCCAGTTCGACATCACGGTGGGCCCCGAGGGGGAGGGCTTCCCGGCGTTCGCGAAGGACCGCCGGTACTATGTCTTCGGCGAGGACAAGTGGCGGCTGACGGACAATTTCACGCTGAACCTCGGCGTGCGGTACGATCACCAGCGCCACACGCCGAACAGCAAGGACGACATCGCGCCCCGCGCGGGGTTCGCGTGGGACGTGACCGGCAAGGGCACGACGGTCGTGCGTGGCGGCGCGGGCCGTTTCTTCTCGTACGTGCCGGTGTCCGTGGCACTCGCGTTCGACCAGTCGGGCGTCCTCACGAGGTTCCCGAACATCAGCATTCGCGATCCGAACAACCCGGTCCTGCATCCGGACATGATCAGCGACTCGGAGGGCAGCCCGGGTGTCGCCGTGTTGAGCGCAGCGGGCCGCGCCGAGCTCGCACGCCTTCGCAGCCAGGTGCTGTCGGGGCTCACGTTCAACCGCAACCCCCGCGTGGACGACCCCGATCGGGAGCTGCCGTACCAGTGGGCCTGGAGCCTTGGCTTCAGCCACGAGTTGTTCGGGAATTCCGCGATCAGCTGGGAATCATCGACATCAACGAGCCGATCGGCGGCGTGCGCCCCGGCGTGGCCGGGTTCGACCCGGGCGGCTCGATCGTTCCGCCCGAGGCGCGCGGGACCAACTTCGCGCGCGTGCTGCAGTCGCAGACCCGCGACGAGCTGA
- a CDS encoding tetratricopeptide repeat protein has protein sequence MRGTRHGFCGPGAAIILGALVAGAPAPASAQMELGVIQGTVQDESGHPLEGVTFRLRDVSRGRSYTTKSDRDGRFYRRGLPAVEYEIVVEKDGYQPIKDKLKLDAGVPKRFDFKLARAAPAGAEEFVRGVEAFNRGDAAAAAGAFEAALVKAPDAPEVRVNLALAYLRLKRTDDAVAELEKAAALAPARPQVLLQLGGAYVEARLNDKAISAFEQGLARQPDPADPLAYEATVTLGALYFAVGRNDQAIETFRKAQAARPDAPAPKLGLAKCAFSKGDVNEALRQFREVAASAPGTPEAAEAEAFIKELEKVKKPNGQEDAC, from the coding sequence GTGCGCGGGACACGTCACGGGTTCTGCGGCCCGGGCGCCGCGATCATCCTGGGGGCGCTCGTCGCGGGCGCCCCCGCTCCGGCGTCCGCCCAGATGGAGCTCGGGGTCATCCAGGGAACGGTGCAGGACGAGAGCGGCCACCCTCTCGAGGGGGTCACGTTCCGGCTGCGGGATGTCAGCCGCGGCCGGAGTTACACGACAAAGAGCGACCGCGACGGCCGTTTCTATCGCCGGGGTCTTCCCGCCGTCGAATACGAGATCGTGGTCGAAAAAGACGGATACCAGCCGATCAAAGACAAGCTGAAGCTCGACGCGGGCGTGCCGAAGCGCTTTGATTTCAAGCTCGCCAGGGCGGCGCCCGCGGGGGCCGAAGAATTCGTGCGCGGCGTCGAAGCGTTCAACCGCGGCGACGCCGCGGCCGCGGCCGGCGCGTTCGAGGCGGCGCTCGTCAAGGCCCCGGACGCACCGGAGGTCCGGGTCAACCTGGCGCTCGCGTACCTGCGGCTGAAGCGCACGGACGACGCCGTCGCCGAGCTCGAGAAAGCCGCGGCCCTCGCGCCGGCCAGGCCGCAGGTGCTGTTGCAACTGGGCGGCGCGTACGTCGAAGCGCGCCTGAACGACAAAGCGATCAGCGCATTCGAGCAGGGCCTCGCGCGCCAGCCGGACCCCGCCGATCCGCTGGCCTATGAGGCCACGGTCACGCTGGGCGCGCTCTACTTCGCGGTCGGGCGAAACGATCAGGCGATCGAGACCTTCCGCAAGGCCCAGGCGGCCCGGCCCGACGCGCCCGCGCCGAAGCTCGGCCTCGCCAAGTGCGCGTTCAGCAAGGGGGACGTCAACGAGGCCCTGCGCCAGTTCCGCGAAGTCGCCGCCAGCGCGCCGGGAACGCCGGAAGCGGCGGAAGCGGAAGCATTCATCAAGGAACTTGAAAAAGTGAAGAAACCCAACGGGCAGGAGGACGCATGCTGA
- a CDS encoding fumarylacetoacetate hydrolase family protein — MMSRFAHAALIAAWMTTAGALAAGQTGAGAATRYTLGTFAHGNRTFVAVIVNGVAVDLSKADPSLPTDMKTLLERYDSLRPRLASIAASAATSRPAHAYDVKSLKTLPPVMPQNILNAAVNYVEHAREMQGRSPNDMVPPADAPKSIPGIWERRPGDTRHNPYVFPKPAGAVIADGETIRIPAGRDRVDWECELSIVIGRTASAVPVERAMDYVAGYTLQNDVSDRGGRSDNRHGSDWFIGKGHDTFAPLGPHIVPKEFVPDPQKLGITFTLSGKVMQDSNTDRMTHTVAELVSYVTHVLTLKPGDIIATGSPAGVGAARNVFMKPGDTSVCTIEGIGTLTNPVAGARSTSSMP, encoded by the coding sequence ATGATGAGCCGATTCGCACATGCCGCACTGATTGCCGCGTGGATGACCACGGCCGGCGCACTGGCCGCCGGGCAGACGGGCGCGGGGGCGGCCACCCGCTACACGCTGGGGACGTTCGCCCACGGCAACCGCACGTTTGTCGCCGTCATCGTCAACGGCGTGGCGGTGGATCTGTCGAAGGCGGATCCCTCGCTCCCCACGGACATGAAGACGCTGCTCGAGCGGTACGACTCGCTCCGCCCGAGGCTGGCATCGATTGCCGCGTCGGCCGCGACGAGCCGGCCCGCTCACGCGTACGACGTGAAGTCGCTGAAGACGCTGCCTCCCGTGATGCCGCAGAACATCCTCAACGCCGCGGTGAACTACGTCGAGCACGCGCGGGAAATGCAGGGCCGGAGCCCGAACGACATGGTGCCCCCGGCCGACGCGCCCAAATCGATCCCGGGCATCTGGGAACGGAGGCCGGGCGACACGCGGCACAACCCCTACGTGTTTCCCAAGCCGGCCGGCGCGGTCATCGCCGACGGCGAGACGATTCGGATTCCCGCGGGCCGCGACCGCGTGGACTGGGAGTGCGAGCTGTCGATCGTGATCGGCAGGACGGCGTCGGCAGTCCCGGTGGAGCGGGCGATGGACTACGTCGCGGGGTACACGCTGCAGAACGACGTGTCCGATCGCGGGGGACGCAGCGACAACCGCCACGGGTCGGACTGGTTCATCGGCAAGGGGCACGACACGTTCGCGCCGCTCGGGCCGCACATCGTCCCGAAGGAGTTCGTGCCGGATCCGCAGAAGCTGGGGATCACGTTCACGCTCAGCGGCAAGGTGATGCAGGACTCGAACACCGACCGGATGACGCACACCGTCGCCGAGCTGGTGAGCTACGTCACGCACGTGCTCACGCTCAAGCCGGGAGACATCATCGCGACCGGCAGCCCGGCCGGCGTCGGCGCGGCGCGCAACGTGTTCATGAAACCGGGAGACACGTCCGTCTGCACGATCGAAGGGATCGGCACGCTCACCAACCCGGTTGCCGGCGCGCGGTCCACGTCGAGCATGCCCTAG